One Faecalispora anaeroviscerum genomic window carries:
- a CDS encoding DNA cytosine methyltransferase: MKAKIQINLFDEITIDGFCGGGGWSTGFEFAIGEPVSIGINHDATAIAMHKKNHPYTKHYNENIFNVDPRKACAGRPVGWAHFSPDCTHFSRAKGGKPVKKHIRGLAWVIVKWAGTVHPRIVSMENVKEFMTWGPLVAARDKKSGRVLKRVEGIDEKTGEVIEVTEIAAPGEVVPIFQQYLIPDKKRAGETFRAFCRAMKELGYEYEFKILKACDYGAPTSREQLFGLFRNDGKPVVWPEPTHGDPNSKAVKSGKLKPWRTAAEIIDWSQECPSIFERKRPLAENTLKRIARGIEKFVIENPEPFIVQVNHGGENFRGQSVNFPMPTMTSKNGHGVVMPVMTAIGHTGFSDDRSYQVTEPVKTIVSKAEQCIITPTLIQYHSEKSAKEVRGQTLSQPIQTIDTTPRYGLAAATLIQTGYGERKGQAPRVPGLNKPLGTVVSTEKHAAVTAFLSKYSNGGLRKDSRVESMPLLTSNKTGHNSLISSNIIQLNNNCVGQPVTEPLRTITSGAGHFAEVQALLIKFYGQGTGQAVDKPLDTVTAKDRFGLVTIHGIDYMIVDIGLRMLSPRELYAAQGFPSDYKIETDCNGRHIPKTEQTHKCGNSVPPPFATALARANWPEKCRKKIATMSELNNTVAV, translated from the coding sequence ATGAAAGCAAAAATCCAAATCAATTTATTTGATGAAATTACAATTGATGGTTTCTGCGGCGGTGGTGGATGGTCGACAGGCTTCGAGTTTGCGATTGGAGAGCCAGTATCGATTGGTATTAACCATGATGCTACGGCAATCGCCATGCACAAAAAGAATCATCCATATACAAAACATTACAATGAAAATATTTTTAATGTTGACCCGCGCAAGGCCTGCGCCGGTCGCCCGGTGGGATGGGCGCACTTTTCCCCGGATTGCACCCACTTTTCCCGCGCAAAAGGTGGAAAGCCGGTAAAAAAGCATATTCGTGGCCTTGCGTGGGTTATTGTAAAGTGGGCCGGAACAGTGCATCCCCGAATCGTTAGCATGGAAAATGTAAAAGAATTTATGACGTGGGGTCCATTGGTTGCCGCACGGGATAAAAAGTCAGGGCGAGTATTAAAGCGTGTCGAAGGAATTGATGAGAAAACAGGAGAGGTTATAGAGGTGACGGAAATTGCCGCGCCGGGAGAAGTAGTGCCGATTTTCCAACAATATCTCATACCTGATAAAAAACGAGCCGGTGAAACATTCCGGGCTTTTTGTCGAGCTATGAAAGAACTTGGGTACGAATATGAATTCAAGATTTTAAAGGCCTGTGATTACGGAGCGCCTACATCACGGGAACAATTATTTGGGCTGTTCCGAAACGACGGAAAGCCGGTTGTGTGGCCAGAGCCGACTCATGGTGATCCAAACAGTAAAGCGGTCAAAAGTGGAAAGTTAAAACCTTGGCGTACCGCAGCGGAAATTATTGATTGGTCACAAGAATGCCCCTCAATATTTGAGCGCAAAAGACCGCTTGCGGAAAACACATTAAAGCGGATAGCGCGTGGAATTGAAAAATTTGTAATAGAGAATCCGGAACCGTTCATAGTTCAGGTGAATCACGGCGGCGAAAATTTCCGAGGGCAATCAGTAAATTTCCCTATGCCTACAATGACCTCAAAAAATGGACATGGTGTTGTAATGCCGGTAATGACGGCGATTGGGCATACCGGGTTTTCGGATGATCGATCATACCAAGTTACGGAGCCGGTGAAAACCATTGTCAGTAAAGCAGAACAATGTATTATCACCCCAACGCTTATCCAGTATCACAGCGAAAAAAGCGCAAAAGAAGTGCGTGGGCAAACCCTCAGTCAACCAATTCAGACGATTGATACTACTCCGCGCTACGGGCTTGCAGCGGCTACGCTGATTCAGACCGGATACGGGGAGCGGAAAGGACAAGCCCCGCGTGTTCCGGGCTTGAATAAGCCGCTGGGAACCGTCGTAAGCACTGAAAAACACGCTGCTGTTACCGCCTTCCTTTCAAAATATTCTAACGGAGGGCTTAGAAAAGACAGTAGAGTGGAAAGCATGCCATTACTTACCTCTAATAAGACAGGACATAACTCGCTAATCTCGTCAAACATCATTCAGCTAAATAATAACTGTGTCGGTCAACCGGTAACAGAGCCGCTGCGAACAATCACATCTGGTGCTGGCCACTTTGCAGAGGTACAGGCACTTTTGATTAAATTCTATGGCCAAGGAACCGGACAAGCCGTAGATAAACCCCTTGACACTGTAACGGCGAAAGATCGGTTCGGACTTGTGACGATTCACGGCATAGATTACATGATCGTTGACATTGGGCTACGAATGCTCTCTCCAAGGGAGCTATACGCAGCACAGGGCTTCCCATCAGATTATAAGATCGAAACGGATTGTAACGGTAGACACATTCCAAAGACGGAACAGACACATAAATGCGGGAATTCAGTTCCCCCTCCCTTTGCTACGGCTCTGGCCCGTGCTAACTGGCCGGAAAAATGTCGAAAGAAAATTGCAACCATGTCTGAATTGAATAACACTGTTGCGGTTTAA
- a CDS encoding DNA adenine methylase, whose amino-acid sequence MQQLRTVIKYPGAKWRIADWIIGHMPEHHSYLEPYFGSGGVFFRKPASHIETINDIDGDVVNLFRCIREDAEKLAMLIEVTPYAREEYYTAFNSLSEDPFERARLFLMKTWMGHGFRTYCKSGWKNDIAGRENSYAVEYWNRLPKWVMEIVSRLKEVQIENKPALELIQRFNRPNVLIYADPPYLLSTRKMKKQYAYEMTDADHEEMLEALRDHQGPVLLSGYDNDMYNDILQGWTKDQTVTTAEKGKHRTETLWIKSIPNENLCFFKLG is encoded by the coding sequence TTGCAACAGCTAAGAACGGTTATAAAATACCCAGGTGCAAAATGGCGCATTGCTGACTGGATTATTGGACATATGCCAGAACATCACAGCTATCTTGAGCCTTATTTTGGCAGTGGAGGAGTGTTCTTTCGCAAACCTGCATCACATATTGAAACGATCAATGATATTGATGGAGACGTGGTGAACTTGTTCCGGTGCATTCGTGAGGATGCTGAAAAATTAGCCATGTTGATCGAAGTAACGCCGTACGCTAGAGAAGAATATTACACTGCTTTCAATTCACTTTCGGAAGATCCGTTTGAACGCGCACGACTTTTTTTAATGAAAACGTGGATGGGTCACGGATTTCGAACTTACTGTAAAAGTGGTTGGAAAAATGATATTGCTGGCCGTGAAAACAGTTATGCAGTGGAATACTGGAATCGCTTGCCAAAATGGGTTATGGAAATTGTAAGTCGCTTGAAAGAAGTACAAATAGAAAATAAACCCGCTCTCGAATTAATCCAGCGGTTTAACCGACCCAATGTGTTAATCTACGCAGATCCGCCATATCTGCTCAGCACCAGGAAGATGAAAAAGCAGTATGCCTATGAAATGACAGATGCAGATCATGAAGAAATGCTGGAAGCTCTTAGAGATCATCAAGGCCCTGTGCTGCTGTCCGGGTATGACAATGATATGTATAACGATATACTGCAGGGCTGGACTAAAGACCAGACTGTCACTACTGCAGAAAAAGGTAAGCACAGAACGGAAACTCTGTGGATTAAATCTATACCAAATGAAAATTTGTGCTTTTTTAAATTAGGATAA
- a CDS encoding peptidoglycan DD-metalloendopeptidase family protein yields the protein MINIKRIFILFGIGSLCFLLLFPLIILIVTLTTIGAALGQSNTSFGGYSEGVLSYQASIEKYCKQFDISDYAALVMAVMQQESGGAGNDPMQCSESPYNLDYPQQPGGITDPDYSIKIGTQYLASCIRAAKVKSPDDISGISLALQGYNFGGGYISWAAAQGGYSKQNAVAFSELKATQLGWTGYGDSDYVSHVLRYYSLLYPSGNGTFHYPLATGTYSITSGYGYRWGELHKGIDFAAPEGTKIYASASGTVVFSGFGSADNGFNRYGNVILIKHDETYSTLYAHCSQLLVPAGSTVKQGTVIALVGSTGESTGNHCHFEVRKNGSAVDPKGYLK from the coding sequence GTGATAAACATAAAACGGATTTTCATATTGTTCGGAATAGGTTCTTTATGTTTTTTGCTGCTGTTCCCTCTTATTATTCTTATTGTTACACTGACAACTATCGGCGCGGCGCTTGGCCAGTCAAACACATCGTTCGGCGGTTATTCAGAAGGCGTTCTTTCCTACCAGGCAAGCATAGAAAAATATTGCAAACAGTTTGATATATCCGACTATGCCGCCTTGGTAATGGCCGTCATGCAGCAAGAAAGTGGTGGAGCCGGAAACGATCCAATGCAGTGTTCCGAGAGTCCTTATAATTTAGATTACCCACAACAGCCCGGAGGGATTACTGATCCGGATTATTCAATTAAAATTGGTACTCAATATTTGGCCAGTTGCATTAGGGCGGCGAAAGTAAAATCGCCTGATGATATTTCAGGGATCAGCTTAGCGTTGCAAGGATACAATTTCGGAGGCGGTTATATATCATGGGCAGCTGCTCAAGGAGGCTACAGTAAACAAAATGCTGTAGCCTTTTCTGAACTCAAAGCCACTCAATTAGGATGGACTGGCTACGGCGATTCTGATTATGTTAGTCATGTGTTGCGGTACTATTCCCTTTTATATCCTTCGGGTAACGGAACCTTTCATTACCCTCTGGCTACTGGAACCTATAGCATAACGAGCGGCTATGGGTATCGATGGGGAGAGCTTCATAAGGGAATCGACTTTGCAGCACCAGAAGGAACGAAAATATATGCTTCAGCAAGTGGCACAGTAGTCTTTTCTGGATTTGGCAGCGCTGACAATGGATTTAATCGTTATGGGAATGTGATATTGATTAAACACGATGAAACCTACAGCACTTTGTATGCTCATTGCAGTCAGCTGTTGGTTCCAGCTGGTTCAACGGTTAAACAAGGGACAGTAATAGCGTTGGTTGGAAGTACAGGGGAGTCAACCGGCAACCACTGTCATTTCGAGGTAAGAAAAAACGGGAGTGCAGTTGATCCAAAAGGTTATCTAAAATAA
- the mobP2 gene encoding MobP2 family relaxase, with the protein MPGVILASRFVFSKDKFSSYINYIDRSEAIRNSAFDSYSAYVDDYMDNPKKQKPQFNSKSERTSALFTETKDRLSPEEKKNLKKQFERAQAADSPMWQNVLSFDNQFLEQHGIYDSKTGMVDEAKMRSITRLAMKEMLKNEGMEASAVWSASIHFNTDNIHVHIAVVEPSPTRKKKDFFVKEEDGTGEIKTQFKGGLKKGTFTKMKSKVVNNIVDRSDQLKEINEIIRKNILSQKKENLSYEDAQMKGAFLNIYNKLPSDKRMWFYNMNALHDVRPDIDTFTKQYIERYHKEDFEKLKARLKEEQNFLKGVYGAGKTKLYENYTDNKISDLYTRMGNALLTEMRQYDKLIKPDLTKGKHSAQAIQRLREKKHLYRSRSDSLHELKKALKKNYTSARNQMEFRKLQQAIEQAGQDYEDR; encoded by the coding sequence ATTCCTGGCGTAATTCTTGCTTCAAGATTTGTTTTTTCAAAGGATAAGTTTTCTTCTTACATCAATTACATTGATCGCAGCGAAGCCATTCGAAATTCAGCTTTTGATTCGTATTCCGCTTACGTTGATGATTATATGGATAACCCTAAAAAGCAGAAGCCTCAGTTTAATTCAAAGTCAGAAAGGACTTCTGCTTTGTTCACGGAAACCAAGGATAGACTTAGCCCGGAAGAGAAAAAGAATTTGAAAAAACAGTTTGAAAGAGCGCAAGCAGCGGATAGCCCTATGTGGCAGAATGTTCTGAGCTTTGATAATCAATTTTTAGAGCAGCACGGAATATATGATAGCAAAACCGGAATGGTGGATGAAGCGAAGATGCGGAGCATCACGCGCTTGGCCATGAAGGAAATGCTTAAAAATGAAGGAATGGAAGCCTCCGCTGTTTGGAGTGCTTCCATTCATTTTAATACGGATAATATTCATGTCCATATCGCTGTTGTCGAACCATCCCCCACCAGAAAAAAGAAAGACTTTTTTGTCAAAGAGGAAGACGGCACTGGTGAAATCAAAACACAATTCAAAGGAGGTTTGAAAAAAGGAACATTCACAAAGATGAAATCAAAAGTAGTAAACAACATTGTGGATCGTTCCGATCAGTTGAAAGAGATCAACGAGATTATTCGAAAAAATATCCTTTCACAGAAGAAAGAAAATTTGTCTTATGAGGATGCTCAGATGAAGGGAGCCTTCCTCAACATATATAACAAATTGCCGAGCGATAAAAGAATGTGGTTTTATAACATGAATGCTCTGCACGATGTCCGGCCAGACATTGACACTTTTACTAAACAGTACATCGAGCGTTACCACAAAGAGGATTTTGAAAAGCTGAAGGCACGGTTAAAAGAAGAACAAAATTTTTTGAAGGGTGTTTATGGTGCTGGTAAAACAAAGCTGTATGAAAACTATACGGACAATAAAATTTCTGATCTCTATACCCGTATGGGAAATGCGTTGCTGACCGAAATGCGGCAGTATGACAAACTGATAAAGCCTGATCTAACCAAAGGTAAGCATTCTGCTCAGGCAATACAAAGGTTGAGAGAAAAGAAGCACCTCTACCGAAGCAGGTCAGACAGCTTGCATGAGTTAAAAAAGGCTCTTAAAAAAAATTATACCAGCGCGAGGAATCAGATGGAATTCAGAAAACTGCAACAGGCAATTGAACAGGCCGGGCAGGATTATGAAGATAGGTGA